One Lycium barbarum isolate Lr01 chromosome 5, ASM1917538v2, whole genome shotgun sequence genomic window carries:
- the LOC132639728 gene encoding serine/threonine-protein phosphatase 7 long form homolog, translated as MQPPCRALPPHTALARRWTHRKSGENEARDVLPICRDVLDNLIDGQFVWQPYSEAIINRLPEWCRRGRDIWMAKVPLICGIYREWHMVDRVLRQFGRKQHIPGPCAEIDPFHYKRDKRYAIKLEDQQYFTETDFLWGNRRERLILAEYETQDPESLSEYFCWYRRHSRTFIGNPAHKVDRGYQHMAGRHEALALGHQESYRLAQQTIQDPTKSDKVKEIAEMFSHINTESMAAASLG; from the exons ATGCAGCCACCATGCAGGGCTCTTCCGCCACACACGGCTCTTGCACGAAGGTGGACTCATCGTAAATCCGGCGAAAATGAGGCACGTGATGTTTTACccatatgtagggatgtattggACAACCTAATAGATGGCcag TTTGTGTGGCAGCCTTATTCAGAGGCCATCATCAATAGACTCCCTGAGTGGTGTCGGCGTGGCCGAGATATTTGGATGGCGAAGGTTCCCCTTATTTGTGGGATCTATCGAGAGTGGCACATGGTAGACCGCGTTCTCAGACAGTTTGGTAGGAAGCAACATATTCCGGGTCCATGTGCTGAGATTGATCCTTTTCATTACAAACGTGACAAGCGGTATGCTATAAAATTGGAGGATCAACAATATTTTACAGAAACAGACTTTTTGTGGGGAAATCGTCGAGAAAGGTTAATTCTGGCCGAGTATGAAACTCAAGACCCAGAGTCACTATCAgagtatttttgttggtatcgacgtcactcgcgcactttcataggaaatcctgcgcataaagtggatagaggataccaacacatggcaggcaggcatgaggcactg gctttAGGACATCAAGAATCGTACAGGTTGGCTCAGCAGACTATCCAAGATCCAACCAAGTCTGATAAAGTGAAGGAAATTGCAGAGATGTTTAGCCACATTAATACAGAGTCCATGGCTGCTGCCTCTCTGGGATGA
- the LOC132641356 gene encoding uncharacterized protein LOC132641356 isoform X1, translating into MLVKRIFHVIEIVLALPTCNPVLLICTRIYPSKKKVFWALVYDISVYVAFNSVVGSRNFFKINQGLQVSSRTVRAPSLHACYIWMSGSNSGKQLRKYVLLLETVDVWADASKKNGEEKSILRVSEALGHRTWTFLINVLLDSNSAIFKWICILCLRV; encoded by the exons ATGTTGGTGAAACGAATCTTCCATGTGATTGAGATTGTCTTGGCGTTGCCAACTTGTAACCCAGTACTATTAATATGTACAAGGATATATCCTTCTAAAAAAAAG GTGTTTTGGGCACTCGTGTATGACATCAGTGTGTATGTCGCCTTTAATTCAGTGGTAGGTTCACGCAATTTCTTCAAAATCAATCAAGGGTTGCAAGTGTCATCAAGGACGGTCAGGGCTCCAAGTCTTCATGCCTGTTATATCTGGATGAGTGGAAGCAACTCAGGCAAACAATTGAGGAAGTATGTGTTACTGCTAGAGACTGTTGATGTTTGGGCGGATGCAAGCAAGAAAAATGGGGAAGAGAAGAGTATTCTCAGAGTTTCTGAAGCTCTTGGACACCGAACATGGACCTTTTTGATTAATGTGCTTTTGGATTCTAATTCTGCTATATTTAAATGGATATGTATATTATGTTTAagggtttga
- the LOC132641356 gene encoding uncharacterized protein LOC132641356 isoform X2: MHVVKLSLSFVFWALVYDISVYVAFNSVVGSRNFFKINQGLQVSSRTVRAPSLHACYIWMSGSNSGKQLRKYVLLLETVDVWADASKKNGEEKSILRVSEALGHRTWTFLINVLLDSNSAIFKWICILCLRV; encoded by the exons ATGCATGTAGTCAAATTAAGTCTGTCGTTT GTGTTTTGGGCACTCGTGTATGACATCAGTGTGTATGTCGCCTTTAATTCAGTGGTAGGTTCACGCAATTTCTTCAAAATCAATCAAGGGTTGCAAGTGTCATCAAGGACGGTCAGGGCTCCAAGTCTTCATGCCTGTTATATCTGGATGAGTGGAAGCAACTCAGGCAAACAATTGAGGAAGTATGTGTTACTGCTAGAGACTGTTGATGTTTGGGCGGATGCAAGCAAGAAAAATGGGGAAGAGAAGAGTATTCTCAGAGTTTCTGAAGCTCTTGGACACCGAACATGGACCTTTTTGATTAATGTGCTTTTGGATTCTAATTCTGCTATATTTAAATGGATATGTATATTATGTTTAagggtttga